A genomic region of Oncorhynchus mykiss isolate Arlee chromosome 16, USDA_OmykA_1.1, whole genome shotgun sequence contains the following coding sequences:
- the LOC110492629 gene encoding troponin C, skeletal muscle isoform X1, producing the protein MLPLIHVRSNEYNNSFPDTYGLIILEFKAAFDMFDTDGGGDISTKELGQVMRMLGQNPTREELDEIIEEVDEDGSGTIDFEEFLVMMVRLLKEDQAGKSEGELAECFRVFDKNADGYIDREEFAIIIRSSGEQISEEEIDELLKDGDKNADGMLDFDEFLKMMENVQ; encoded by the exons ATGTTGCCGTTAATTCACGTCAGGTCTAATGAATATAATAATTCGTTTCCCGATACTTATGGCCTAATCATTCTAGAGTTCAAGGCTGCCTTCGACATGTTTGACACCGACGGTGGCGGTGATATCAGCACCAAGGAATTGGGTCAGGTCATGAGGATGTTGGGCCAGAATCCGACAAGAGAGGAGTTGGATGAAATCATTGAGGAGGTCGATGAGGATG GTAGCGGAACCATCGACTTCGAGGAGTTCTTGGTCATGATGGTGAGGCTCCTAAAGGAGGACCAGGCCGGAAAGTCCGAGGGAGAGTTAGCGGAATGTTTCCGTGTGTTCGACAA GAATGCCGACGGCTATATCGACAGAGAAGAGTTCGCCATCATCATCCGCAGCTCTGGAGAACAAATCTCAGAGGAGGAAATTGATGAGCTGCTGAAGGATGGAGACAAGAACGCTGATGGCATGCTGGACTTTGACG AATTCCTCAAGATGATGGAAAATGTGCAGTAA
- the LOC110492629 gene encoding troponin C, skeletal muscle isoform X2, producing the protein MTDAQQEARSYLSEEMLNEFKAAFDMFDTDGGGDISTKELGQVMRMLGQNPTREELDEIIEEVDEDGSGTIDFEEFLVMMVRLLKEDQAGKSEGELAECFRVFDKNADGYIDREEFAIIIRSSGEQISEEEIDELLKDGDKNADGMLDFDEFLKMMENVQ; encoded by the exons ATG ACTGACGCGCAACAGGAGGCCCGCTCATACTTGAGCGAGGAGATGCTTAACG AGTTCAAGGCTGCCTTCGACATGTTTGACACCGACGGTGGCGGTGATATCAGCACCAAGGAATTGGGTCAGGTCATGAGGATGTTGGGCCAGAATCCGACAAGAGAGGAGTTGGATGAAATCATTGAGGAGGTCGATGAGGATG GTAGCGGAACCATCGACTTCGAGGAGTTCTTGGTCATGATGGTGAGGCTCCTAAAGGAGGACCAGGCCGGAAAGTCCGAGGGAGAGTTAGCGGAATGTTTCCGTGTGTTCGACAA GAATGCCGACGGCTATATCGACAGAGAAGAGTTCGCCATCATCATCCGCAGCTCTGGAGAACAAATCTCAGAGGAGGAAATTGATGAGCTGCTGAAGGATGGAGACAAGAACGCTGATGGCATGCTGGACTTTGACG AATTCCTCAAGATGATGGAAAATGTGCAGTAA
- the LOC110492630 gene encoding transcription initiation factor TFIID subunit 13 — MAEEEDETNFDEDLDDGAGGTDGSHGKRKRLFSKELRCMMYGFGDDQNPYTESVDILEDLVIEFVTEMTHKAMSIGRQGRVQVEDIVFLIRKDPRKFARVKDLLTMNEELKRARKAFDEANYGS, encoded by the coding sequence ATGGCGGAGGAGGAAGACGAAACCAATTTCGACGAGGATTTGGATGACGGGGCGGGTGGAACCGATGGGAGCCACGGCAAGCGAAAACGGTTGTTTTCTAAAGAGCTTCGGTGTATGATGTATGGGTTTGGAGACGACCAGAATCCCTACACTGAATCAGTGGACATCCTGGAGGACCTTGTGATCGAGTTCGTCACGGAGATGACACACAAAGCCATGTCCATCGGACGCCAGGGCCGTGTCCAGGTGGAAGACATTGTTTTCCTCATCCGGAAAGATCCAAGGAAGTTTGCCAGAGTGAAGGACCTCTTGACGATGAACGAGGAGTTGAAGAGAGCCCGCAAGGCCTTTGATGAAGCAAACTATGGTTCTTAG